One window from the genome of Molothrus ater isolate BHLD 08-10-18 breed brown headed cowbird chromosome 5, BPBGC_Mater_1.1, whole genome shotgun sequence encodes:
- the IRF5 gene encoding interferon regulatory factor 5, producing the protein MEPPRRVRLKPWLVAQVSSRRFPGLRWLDPERRRFVIPWGHATRNPPGPQDHDTIFKAWAQETGRFRAGDPPDPPRWKATLRCALNKSREFRLLLDGPRCSPAQPFRIYELCEEPPGGADGGDEDDYGCSGEEDVSQLHEMTSLSIDDTQHRGDLLPPYPWPKEEAPPFATQCPPGGPFGAPPPALIQGEAGGTHGAPELLPGALAEMGPPLGPPGPSSSCPVAPTEHLIPDLLVSPHMLPLTDLELKFQYRGRQVCALTVSNPHGCRLFHSSLEPTREQEELFGPLTLEQVPFPAPDTIPNEKQRFYTHQLLDVLDRGLILELQGQDLFALRLCQCKVFWTGPCATPQPGPNPIQRETRTKLFSLEGFLNGLIQFQKGQTPTPPPFEIFLCFGEEWPDQKPKEKKLITVQVVPVAARLLLEMFSGELSWSADSIPLQISHPDLKDRMVEQFKELHQLWQSHQRLPPAQPPPGPSAGPWALPPGPLPH; encoded by the exons ATGGAGCCCCCGCGGCGGGTGCGCCTCAAGCCCTGGCTGGtggcccaggtgagcagccGGCGCTTCCCGGGGCTGCGCTGGCTCGACCCCGAGCGCCGCCGCTTCGTCATCCCCTGGGGACACGCCACCAGGAACCCCCCGGGACCCCAGGACCACGACACCATCTTCAAG GCGTGGGCGCAGGAGACGGGCCGGTTCCGGGCCGGGGACCCGCCGGACCCCCCCCGCTGGAAGGCCACGCTGCGCTGCGCCCTCAACAAGAGCCGCGAGTTCCGGCTGCTGCTGGACGGGCCCCGCTGCTCCCCGGCCCAGCCCTTCCGCATCTACGAGCTCTGCGAGGAGCCCCCCGGGGGCGCAG ATGGGGGGGATGAGGATGACTATGGCTGCAGCGGGGAGGAAGACGTCAGCCAG CTCCACGAGATGACATCCCTGAGCATCGATG aCACGCAGCACAGGGGGGACCTGCTGCCCCCCTACCCCTGGCCCAAGGAGGAGGCTCCCCCCTTTGCCACCCAGTGCCCCCCGGGGGGGCCCTTTGGGGCTCCCCCCCCGGCGCTGATCcagggggaggcagggggcACCCACGGGgcccctgagctgctccccgGCGCCCTCGCTGAGATGGGGCCCCCCCTGGGCCCCCCAGGACCCTCGTCCAGCTGCCCGGTGGCACCAACAGAGCACCTGATCCCTGACCTGCTCGTCAGCCCCCACATGCTGCCAc TGACTGACCTGGAGCTGAAGTTCCAGTACCGGGGCCGCCAGGTGTGCGCCCTGACCGTCAGCAACCCGCACGGCTGCCGgctgttccacagcagcctggagcccacgcgggagcaggaggagctctTCGGGCCGCTGACGCTGGAGCAGgtgcccttccctgctcctgacacCATTCCCAACGAGAAGCAGCGCTTCTACACCCACCAGCTGCTGGACGTGCTGGACCGAGGGCTCATCCTGGAGCTCCAGGGCCAGGACCTCTTCGCCCTCCGGCTCTGCCAGTGCAAGGTCTTCTGGACTGGGCCCTGTGCCAcgccccagcctggccccaacCCCATCCAGAGGGAGACAAGGACCAAGCTCTTCAGCCTCGAGGGCTTCCTCAACG GCCTCATCCAGTTCCAGAAGGGGCAGACCCCCACCCCGCCTCCCTTTGAGATCTTCCTCTGCTTCGGCGAGGAGTGGCCGGACCAGAAGCCCAAGGAGAAGAAGCTGATCACGGTGCAG GTGGTGCCGGTGGCGGCGCGGCTGTTGCTGGAGATGTTCTCCGGGGAGCTGTCCTGGTCGGCCGACAGCATCCCGCTGCAGATCTCGCACCCCGACCTCAAGGACAGGATGGTGGAGCAGTTCAAGGAGCTGCACCAGCTCTGGCAGAGCCACCAGCGGCTGCCGCCGGCGcagcccccgcccggcccctcCGCGGGGCCCTGGGCGCTGCCACCCGGGCCCCTGCCCCACTGA